The following coding sequences are from one Ornithodoros turicata isolate Travis chromosome 1, ASM3712646v1, whole genome shotgun sequence window:
- the LOC135379122 gene encoding histone H2B, which produces MPPQPSGKAVKKAGKAQKNVRATDKKKKKRRRKESFSIYIYKVLKQVHPDTGVSSKAMSIMNSFVNDIFERIAAESSRLAHYNKRSTITSREIQTAVRLLLPGELAKHAVSEGTKAVTKYTSSK; this is translated from the coding sequence ATGCCACCCCAACCTTCGGGCAAAGCGGTCAAGAAGGCCGGCAAGGCGCAGAAGAACGTCCGTGCCAcggacaagaagaagaagaagcgcagGAGGAAGGAGAGCTTCAGCATCTACATCTACAAAGTCCTGAAGCAGGTACATCCCGACACGGGCGTTTCCAGCAAGGCCATGTCCATCATGAACAGCTTCGTGAACGACATCTTCGAGCGCATCGCTGCCGAGTCCTCGCGCCTGGCGCACTACAACAAGCGGTCGACCATCACCAGTAGGGAGATACAGACCGCCGTGCGCCTGCTGCTGCCCGGCGAGCTGGCCAAGCACGCCGTGTCCGAAGGTACCAAGGCCGTCACCAAGTACACGAGCTCCAAGTAA
- the LOC135379112 gene encoding histone H2A-like: MPAGAAKCSPALLSGFGQSVVNLSSVNIMSGRGKGGKAKGKSKTRSSRAGLQFPVGRIHRLLRKGNYAERVGAGAPVYLAAVLEYLAAEVLELAGNAARDNKKTRIIPRHLQLAIRNDEELNKLLSGVTIAQGGVLPNIQAVLLPKKTEKKA; the protein is encoded by the coding sequence ATGCCGGCAGGCGCCGCAAAATGCTCGCCAGCATTGCTTAGTGGCTTCGGCCAGtctgtcgttaacctctctagcgtcaacatCATGTCAGGTCGTGGAAAAGGTGGAAAAGCCAAGGGAAAGAGCAAGACCCGGTCCAGCAGGGCAGGGCTCCAGTTTCCCGTCGGTCGTATTCATCGTCTCCTGCGCAAGGGCAACTACGCCGAGCGTGTGGGAGCAGGCGCCCCCGTTTACCTGGCCGCCGTGCTCGAATACCTCGCTGCTGAAGTGCTCGAGttggcgggcaacgccgctcgcgacaacaagaagacgaggatcatcccccgtcACCTCCAGCTGGCCATCCGCAACGACGAGGAGTTGAACAAGCTGCTGTCGGGCGTCACCATCGCGCAGGGTGGCGTGTTGCCCAACATCCAGGCCGTCCTCCTGCCCAAGAAGACGGAGAAGAAGGCCTAA